The Camelina sativa cultivar DH55 chromosome 18, Cs, whole genome shotgun sequence DNA window tcagaaccagtataaataagattaatatgtttccaacaacgaatgagcaggaaagcttgatttatcaagcgtccaagtttaaaagttttattcggtttgatccggtttttatttgatcaaactaaaactttaaaaagtttcaaaaaaatatattataatatttaaaaattttaaaagtttaaatatataaatattgaaacttttaaaagttcttagcttttaaaaagtttttaaatattataatttttaaattttaaaagtttaaaatattataaatattgaaactttttaaaaggttcaaattttatatttcgaaacattttaaagttaaaaatattataaatattcatgtaatacaaaaattatcttatttatctacgtttgtgctatttatttcttatgagccgtaaaatatattttttgtgtatgattttattgatGAGTTGATattgtttcattaatttttatttttttatcttattttttatttttatgagaaaagaattgattttgttcttggagtttgatgggttaacaagttgtgtggtagtcttaaaaaaatgtttttcattggaagaatgtgaagaagttgacgaggaagaagtagaaaaatagtataacaaagaaccagacggtaaaaatAACAATgacaattaccaaaaaatttgacattgaaaatgaaaagaaaaaatatgaagaataagacaacattgaataaaaaacatgaaaatataggtgttagcgatcaattaaatatgaaaacgagttaaattcatgatgataaaattctttcatttttttggtggtcaaagaaatggtttagaatATGTGAGGTTATCAATTTGATTCGCCTCGCCtcgacgtcgagttaaattcatgattttttttatcagatttgattttataacacaactgatttttatattttaaaaaattgtgtatctgaaattaaatttttttttataagataatattttattaccgtcatcaatcatatatagttttcatcaaaatatatcaaataaaccgaCGCTACCCGTGAGTTCAAAACCTAGTGGGGGGAAAAGGTTGCAGAATTAAGTAAAGCATTAGTTTTATAAAGAGTCAAAATATATTTCCCGTAGATGATTCTACCTAATTATAATACCATACAGCCTAGAGAAACTGATGGTTGATATATACACTTGagaaagcaatttttttttttttatctttatgcgtttatttgttataaaagaaTGATGGAGGAGTCACGTTATTGGCGGTAAGCTAAATCTTGACGAAACGGATTAGtagtttttcaattttgtgaGTGACAACCGTACGACAATAATGTAAAACGCAATCGAATTGTAAAgctatttttgtgtgtggatAGTGACAATTGTACATAATCATTCAAACAAGTAANNNNNNNNNNNNNNNNNNNNNNNNNNNNNNNNNNNNNNAAGATTTCGATGTGGAAGACGACGAAAGAGAGGACGAGGTTGAAGTTTTTGGGACTTGGAGGGATAAAATGGAAGAGATTGAATTTCAAGAAGATGTcgtttttggaaaatttgagaTACAAAATCATGTCTATCATCGAAGCTATGGTTTTGGTATCTAAgcttgctttcttctttctctgttgcGGTTGTAGATTCTAAACaaagtttagttttcttcttttttttcaactctgttttttttttctttgttgttgttgacttgttgtactatatgtatagttttatatgtaaatttgattttgtttattcttttagttcaataaatgaatgaaaattttcTACCATTAATGACTCAAAATTGCAAATTTTATCATCTTGGTGTTAacgaaatgatgaaaaaaagaCTTGAAAATTTAGGTCTTACGAGATTGAAGAAAACTAACACGTGTTATTCACGTGAGGATGTGACTCATTTTTgggcttttttttgttattttctgaaGGGCCTTTTCTATCAtttactatgtttttttctatgtatatcatagttttattgagaatttttttagagtttgtatataaattttgcTATTAAATCTTGTATTTAGAAAAGATTATAATTTCGCAAGATATATCTTAACACGTGATGAGAGTTATTAAATGTGTTCGATCCAAATAAATCTATCAGATTTGCAAAGTTGAAGTGAACTGATATAATGAAAAAAGTGAATCCAAATTTGGACTGAACTGAAgtaaaaacaatctaaaaattcaAGTTTCTTTAAAAGTTACATAGTTGACTAAAACTTGAACTCGAattgtgaaaacaaaattgtatcaaaTCATATCTATTAACTAAGGTTTAGTTTGGATTTACTGCAGtatttataaactaaataatctgaaaaagaaactgaaggaTCATATACTAAGTTAGTAGAGTTGGGTAAACTCAACAGTGATCTAGCTAGCTTAAAAGAATTTTCGTACCCTTGATGATAaatttcaatcatttttttagaaaaaaaaaactgaaaaagcttACTTTAGTGAAAATTGAAAGAGTAAGTGCGTATATTTTAAATACTATATGAACTTACATGTAGATTTTCCAATcgaattttatattaaagttcAAACTAAATATAGGTGGTAATCTGTACGTTATAGTAATCATGTGATGATTCCAACCGAATAAAgtcaaattataaaaagttgGTTATATGGTACATAGATAGATAGGGCCAGGTCAAAACCCAAAAAGTTTTATTTgccagcaatttttttttataattaagtacAAGATTTGAGTCAATGTAATGCAGAACTGTATTACTAAAACAAACGAATGTTGAATCAGTCAACAAAGCAGTAGATTCATTGTGATTCCAACCAATTCTGAGTCTCTAGAACGTCTAACTTAATATGTACATCATCTCTTCTTGAggacttagttttttttttgttttcgtctcCTATATATAGACTATGCCCAGATTCTTGAGATAAACTCATAGTGATATGATCATCCCTATATAGATGATCTATATTTTCTCTATTGTGTTTCTGTTTTAGTTTGTCGtctgatttggatttttttttgttaaaacgtATAAGCAAGAACAAGCATGTTCGAAAGTGTTCATCAATTCTTTTCAAACTAACTATTGTCTATGAAAGTTATAAAACACTGCTAAGATGTGGGTTGTCCATAAGCCAATATGCATTAATTGgcccaaagaaagaaaataattagtgttagtattgaaacaaaaataacactTATTCAAACAAATAATACGGTACGTTCTGTTCGTGATCactattgaaacaaaaataacactTATTCAAACAAATAATACGGGGAAAAAGTTCTAGAATTAAGTAAAGCATTAGTTGTATAAATCAAAATCCAatttttcaagttttcttttataaagaGTCAAAATATATTTCCCCTAGATGATTCTATTTAATGATAATACCATACAGCCTAGAGAAACTGATGGTTGATATATACACTTGAGAAAGcaaattttttatctttatgcgtttatttgttataaaagaaTGATGGAGGAGTCACGTTATTGGCGGTAAGCTAAATCTTGACGAAACGGATTAGtagtttttcaattttgtgaGTGACAACCGTACGACAATAATGTAAAACGCAATCGAATTGTAAAgctatttttgtgtgtggatAGTGACAATTGTACATAATCATTCAAACAAGTAAACATTAAACAAGACTTTATAAGAAGTGTTAGATTTGGTAAAGGAGAATAGAACTTGGGTGGTGAACAACTTATACCAGCTTTCTACTTGCAACTTTCATTGTTTGTCTCTCGGCTATTCAAAGTTCAATGCCCCCACGTGAGTACTGGCTCACCCACCCTACCTATTTCCATTTAATTGCATTTCGAGTAATTCGTATCCCAGTCACTTGTTTCCGTTTTAGGTTAGTTTGCGTAAATGTTTTCAAGTTTAGAAGATATATCTTTTCCTTGAATTGAAAGATGACAATTTTCTTGAAAAGTTCATGCTCAACTTTGAAGTGTCTCTTATTTGACGGAGTCTACTACATCTTGAAGAGCTACGATGCTAAAATTGAACACTTGTAAGCATTTTACTGCATTTTAGATAAGTTTGAGCGAATAACCTTTTGGCAATTGGCTTCCCATCTCTTATCTTGAGCACGAGTGTCCGGTGTccctgtatttttttttagtggacTTAAACGAGTCATTGGCTTGTTcgattgaaattaaaattattgtgcaaatgtttgaccaaaaaaagaaaaaaaaaatatatattttgcaaattaaattagatttgttttttttgttcaccttaaaattatatttgttagtAATTAAACTGAAATgtaagttcaattttttttaaaaaaactggtTTCCTATAAAGTGAACAAAACTTGAGTTCACCTCTATTAATTCATTATTacattgattaattttttttttttttttttttttttttNNNNNNNNNNNNNNNNNNNNNNNNNNNNNNNNNNNNNNNNNNNNNNNNNNNNNNNNNNNNNNNNNNNNNNNNNNNNNNNNNNNNNNNNNNNNNNNNNNNNNNNNNNNNNNNNNNNNNNNNNNNNNNNNNNNNNNNNNNNNNNNNNNNNNNNNNNNNNNNNNNNNNNNNNNNNNNNNNNNNNNNNNNNNNNNNNNNNNNNNNNNNNNNNNNNNNNNNNNNNNNNNNNNNNNNNNNNNNNNNNNNNNNNNNNNNNNNNNNNNNNNNNNNNNNNNNNNNNNNNNNNNNNNNNNNNNNNNNNNNNNNNNNNNNNNNNNNNNNNNNNNNNNNNNNNNNNNNNNNNNNNNNNNNNNNNNNNNNNNNNNNNNNNNNNNNNNNNNNNNNNNNNNNNNNNNNNNNNNNNNNNNNNNNNNNNNNNNNNNNNNNNNNNNNNNNNNNNNNNNNNNNNNNNNNNNNNNNNNNNNNNNNNNNNNNNNNNNNNNNNNNNNNNNNNNNNNNNNNNNNNNNNNNNNNNNNNNNNNNNNNNNNNNNNNNNNNNNNNNNNNNNNNNNNNNNNNNNNNNNNNNNNNNNNNNNNNNNNNNNNNNNNNNNNNNNNNNNNNNNNNNNNNNNNNNNNNNNNNNNNNNNNNNNNNNNNNNNNNNNNNNNNNNNNNNNNNNNNNNNNNNNNNNNNNNNNNNNNNNNNNNNNNNNNNNNNNNNNNNNNNNNNNNNNNNNNNNNNNNNNNNNNNNNNNNNNNNNNNNNNNNNNNNNNNNNNNNNNNNNNNNNNNNNNNNNNNNNNNNNNNNNNNNNNNNNNNNNNNNNNNNNNNNNNNNNNNNNNNNNNNNNNNNNNNNNNNNNNNNNNNNNNNNNNNNNNNNNNNNNNNNNNNNNNNNNNNNNNNNNNNNNNNNNNNNNNNNNNNNNNNNNNNNNNNNNNNNNNNNNNNNNNNNNNNNNNNNNNNNNNNNNNNNNNNNNNNNNNNNNNNNNNNNNNNNNNNNNNNNNNNNNNNNNNNNNNNNNNNNNNNNNNNNNNNNNNNNNNNNNNNNNNNNNNNNNNNNNNNNNNNNNNNNNNNNNNNNNNNNNNNNNNNNNNNNNNNNNNNNNNNNNNNNNNNNNNNNNNNNNNNNNNNNNNNNNNNNNNNNNNNNNNNNNNNNNNNNNNNNNNNNNNNNNNNNNNNNNNNNNNNNNNNNNNNNNNNNNNNNNNNNNNNNNNNNNNNNNNNNNNNNNNNNNNNNNNNNNNNNNNNNNNNNNNNNNNNNNNNNNNNNNNNNNNNNNNNNNNNNNNNNNNNNNNNNNNNNNNNNNNNNNNNNNNNNNNNNNNNNNNNNNNNNNNNNNNNNNNNNNNNNNNNNNNNNNNNNNNNNNNNNNNNNNNNNNNNNNNNNNNNNNNNNNNNNNNNNNNNNNNNNNNNNNNNNNNNNNNNNNNNNNNNNNNNNNNNNNNNNNNNNNNNNNNNNNNNNNNNNNNNNNNNNNNNNNNNNNNNNNNNNNNNNNNNNNNNNNNNNNNNNNNNNNNNNNNNNNNNNNNNNNNNNNNNNNNNNNNNNNNNNNNNNNNNNNNNNNNNNNNNNNNNNNNNNNNNNNNNNNNNNNNNNNNNNNNNNNNNNNNNNNNNNNNNNNNNNNNNNNNNNNNNNNNNNNNNNNNNNNNNNNNNNNNNNNNNNNNNNNNNNNNNNNNNNNNNNNNNNNNNNNNNNNNNNNNNNNNNNNNNNNNNNNNNNNNNNNNNNNNNNNNNNNNNNNNNNNNNNNNNNNNNNNNNNNNNNNNNNNNNNNNNNNNNNNNNNNNNNNNNNNNNNNNNNNNNNNNNNNNNNNNNNNNNNNNNNNNNNNNNNNNNNNNNNNNNNNNNNNNNNNNNNNNNNNNNNNNNNNNNNNNNNNNNNNNNNNNNNNNNNNNNNNNNNNNNNNNNNNNNNNNNNNNNNNNNNNNNNNNNNNNNNNNNNNNNNNNNNNNNNNNNNNNNNNNNNNNNNNNNNNNNNNNNNNNNNNNNNNNNNNNNNNNNNNNNNNNNNNNNNNNNNNNNNNNNNNNNNNNNNNNNNNNNNNNNNNNNNNNNNNNNNNNNNNNNNNNNNNNNNNNNNNNNNNNNNNNNNNNNNNNNNNNNNNNNNcgcctagcgcctagaacgcttagtcggggcctagacggtttttaggcggtttaggcgtttacaacataaaacattatatatatataattatattaaaatatatgttataaaaataaaaaaatataaacaacggtaagaaaaatacatttatttaagttatattaacaacatataaatgtttataattacgtatatagatataaaacataataatttaattatatgtaatttaaaaatcaaaaataaatattaaaataaaatgtatgtaattttaaacgggttaggcggtcatctagaCGTCTGccgagcgcctagcgcctagacggcgcctagaaggccgcctagacggcgcctagacggccgcctagaccactttcttgaacactgctaCAAATAAGTAAATCTTGacataaaatctgaattaaAAAAGTCTGTTTTAAAccgatctattttttttttagaacgaTTTTTCTTATTCAGTAAAATCCGGTTGGATGCCAtgtaaaatatcatattttacaaTGGATCGACAATTggataaaaaacgaaaaaaattatatataatttacccAATCCCTAGTATTATTTAGAGGATGAAATAGTAGAATTATAAAACTATAAGGCTAAAACTAAAACATCTATAACCATTCAGGGActtcaaaagaaaagtttttttttttttttttattgtctcaAATTTTTACTTCTAAAGTATTTctgagttatgttttgttttgttttgttttgtttttgtttttataagtgCGTCCCGAAATCTGACGAGCTGAAGCGCTTTCGCAAAACACACATCACACACCATTCTCACAACATCGTACTTATCGCCTCTTCtcccattctctctctctctctctctctccccctcttTGGATCCACCATGCAATTTCTTCAATCTTCATCCCTCCGCGCTTCTCCGCCGAACCCACTTCGCTTACCTTCGAATCGACAATCACATCAGATTACAAATGCCAGACCCCTTAGAAGACAACGCTCGTTCATCTCCGCATCAGCATCAGCCACTGTCTCCGCTCCCAAACGCGAAACAGATCCGAAGAAACGAGTCGTGATTACTGGTATGGGTCTCGTCTCCGTGTTTGGCAACGACGTTGATGCTTACTACGAGAAACTGCTCTCTGGTGAGAGTGGGATCAGTTTGATTGACCGTTTCGATGCGTCCAAGTTCCCGACTCGATTCGGTGGTCAGATCCGTGGGTTTAGCTCTGAAGGTTATATTGATGGCAAGAATGAGCGTAGGCTTGATGATTGTTTGAAGTATTGCATTGTTGCTGGCAAGAAAGCTCTTGAGAGTGCTAATCTTGGTGGTGATAAGCTTAACTCGGTAACCTCTTTCTTCATCTTAGATTGAtcataaagtttcaatttttctgTCTTAGATTTGAATTAGACACATAAAGAGTTTAAATTTCAGATTAGATTGAACATTTTCTTGAATTAGTTAGCTCTACTACATCACTGGTTTGGGTGTTTTGTAGATTGATAAGAGGAAAGCTGGAGTACTAGTTGGGACTGGTATGGGAGGTTTAACTGTGTTTTCAGAAGGTGTTCAGAATCTGATTGAGAAGGGTCACAGGAGGATTAGTCCATTTTTTATACCTTATGCTATAACAAACATGGGTTCTGCTTTGTTGGCGATTGATCTTGGTCTTATGGGTCCAAACTACTCGATCTCAACTGCTTGTGCTACTTCTAACTACTGCTTTTACGCTGCTGCCAACCACATTCGTCGTGGTGAAGCTGATATGATGATTGCTGGTGGAACCGAGGCTGCTATTATTCCTATTGGGTTGGGAGGTTTTGTTGCTTGTAGGGCATTGTCACAGAGAAATGATGACCCTCAGACTGCTTCAAGGCCATGGGATAAAGCAAGAGATGGCTTTGTTATGGGCGAAGGAGCTGGTGTTCTGGTATGTTTCAGAAATTCTTACTCTTTACATTTGGAATTATGGATTTACATATAGTTGGCTGGCTATATATATTAGCCTGTTTTGGCCTAATGGATTTGGTACACTGTTATCTTGCTGAATGGTTCTTACCTCTAAATTATGAAACTTGCTTTCCCATAGTCGATTAGCTGCGGAAGTATCTTTgcattttgaattttacaactctacaaagtttgtttgtttcatcatGATATTGGCTCATACATATTATTGTCTTCTTTATTATTAGGTGATGGAAAGCTTGGAACATGCAATGAAACGTGGTGCTCCTATTGTAGCTGAGTATCTTGGAGGTGCTGTTAATTGCGATGCTCACCATATGACTGATCCAAGAGCTGATGGGCTTGGTGTCTCTTCATGTATTGAGAGATGTCTTGAAGATGCTGGTGTATCACCTGAGGAGGTAAAACCACAAACTTTTCATGCTTCCAAATCTGAAACAAAGGGTTTCCATTAAATTCCTGTTAGTCGGTTGCTTCCCTACTTAGATCCACTTCACGTTTTTCAGGTAAATTACATCAACGCTCATGCAACTTCCACTCTTGCTGGTGATCTTGCTGAGATTAATGCCATTAAAAAGGTATTCAAGAGCACTTCAGGGATCAAAATCAACGCCACCAAGGTTCGTCCCCGAGGCTACTGCGATTgaatgttcttcttctcctcctttttgtgtattgtttgcTTTGCATTTCCTGTtgataacagttttttttttgttacagtcTATGATAGGTCACTGCCTCGGTGCAGCTGGAGGTCTAGAAGCCATCGCCGTCGTGAAGGCTATCAACACTGGATGGCTGCATCCTTCCATCAACCAATTTGTACGTATAATCTTCCTTTTCTAACATAAAATCATTTACAAGTTCAACATCACAGTATAACAAGGAGTCAAGAAAAGGCTTCTTTTGATTCTCCTTAAACTGTGGGCTTTGTTTTAGACGCTTATGCTCTGTTTTTCATTGTAGAACCCGGAACAAGCTGTGGACTTTGACACGGTCGCAAACCAGAAGAAGCAGCACGAGGTTGATGTTGGTAAGTGACGATATGCCCACCATGTCATTGGATTAAACTGAAAACGATTTCTCTGATTAATAATGTCTTTCTGTTGTTGCTGCAGCCATATCAAACTCGTTCGGGTTCGGTGGACACAACTCAGTCGTCGCCTTCTCTGCCTTCAAACCCTGATTTTTCataccttttaaaaattctCTGCCTCATCTGTTACATCACCATCGTCATCCATCATCACCAGTTGCAGCTCTTCTTTGTTAACAAGTTGGAGCTCTTCCTCTGGCCATTTCCGAATCTCATTTTTCATTCCCTGTTTTCTTATTGTCACTGAGATTTCAGATTTTGCTTGTTACCCCCCTCTTATCCCCGCGCAATGTTTGTATCTTTAGTTCGTTTCATATTTGAGTAATTTATAAACAGAACTGAGAATCTTTTGTAGCAATGGTGTTAGTTTCAGAATAATCCAATTAGTGGGATTCTCAACAATACTTATTACTCTGAGTTTTTTATGTccaaagaaattaaatttattagaaaaaagtttgaattttacAATGAGTTACATTTTACAAATGTCactggtttagtttggtttttatacaatttctcttatatatacCGGTTCACTGGTTTGAAAATAAGGAACACAGTAGCAAAAGTAAACCGAATCTAGTTGAATTGATTTGGTACGTGCAGGGTAAACCAGATATACCGTACCGGTTTGGTGTTATCGCCTTGAGTAACGCGGAAGAGGAGCGCGTTGGCGCCACCGACAAAAAATCTCTAAGCGCTTCGAGGAAGGCCCAACCAAAAGCCCAATAAATATCGGCCCAAAATAACACTCTTCCCGCCAAAAAGGGAACAGGTCATCTCACAATATCCCGCCATAGCAAGACCCTCCCTTTATGCTT harbors:
- the LOC104763062 gene encoding uncharacterized protein LOC104763062 encodes the protein MWIRLISMWKTTKERTRLKFLGLGGIKWKRLNFKKMSFLENLRYKIMSIIEAMVLVSKLAFFFLCCGCRF
- the LOC104760269 gene encoding 3-oxoacyl-[acyl-carrier-protein] synthase I, chloroplastic, with the protein product MQFLQSSSLRASPPNPLRLPSNRQSHQITNARPLRRQRSFISASASATVSAPKRETDPKKRVVITGMGLVSVFGNDVDAYYEKLLSGESGISLIDRFDASKFPTRFGGQIRGFSSEGYIDGKNERRLDDCLKYCIVAGKKALESANLGGDKLNSIDKRKAGVLVGTGMGGLTVFSEGVQNLIEKGHRRISPFFIPYAITNMGSALLAIDLGLMGPNYSISTACATSNYCFYAAANHIRRGEADMMIAGGTEAAIIPIGLGGFVACRALSQRNDDPQTASRPWDKARDGFVMGEGAGVLVMESLEHAMKRGAPIVAEYLGGAVNCDAHHMTDPRADGLGVSSCIERCLEDAGVSPEEVNYINAHATSTLAGDLAEINAIKKVFKSTSGIKINATKSMIGHCLGAAGGLEAIAVVKAINTGWLHPSINQFNPEQAVDFDTVANQKKQHEVDVAISNSFGFGGHNSVVAFSAFKP